A window of Phycisphaerales bacterium contains these coding sequences:
- the rplT gene encoding 50S ribosomal protein L20: MPRTRKGAARNKARKRILREARGYYGTKSRHKQQAKNALTRAGVFARRDRRARKRDFRRLWITRISAACKMRGLRYSQFINGAQLSGILLNRKMLSQIAIEDPGAFDQICEMAKASSTATVASA, from the coding sequence ATGCCTCGTACACGCAAGGGCGCTGCCCGCAACAAGGCGCGCAAGCGAATTCTCCGCGAAGCCCGCGGTTACTACGGAACCAAGTCCCGCCACAAGCAGCAGGCCAAAAACGCCCTGACCCGCGCCGGCGTTTTCGCCCGCCGCGACCGCCGGGCCCGCAAGCGCGACTTCCGCCGCCTGTGGATTACCCGCATCTCCGCGGCGTGCAAGATGCGCGGGCTGCGCTACAGCCAGTTCATCAATGGCGCCCAGCTCTCCGGCATCCTGCTCAATCGCAAGATGCTCAGCCAGATCGCCATCGAGGATCCGGGCGCCTTCGACCAGATCTGCGAGATGGCCAAGGCGTCTTCGACGGCGACGGTCGCCAGCGCCTGA
- the nadB gene encoding L-aspartate oxidase yields the protein MHALFDERRYLIPFRASLLPQIFCDTLVIGSGVAGLRAAIAAAEHGEVILLAKGDIRKSSTAWAQGGIAAVLGASEQAVRMHVEDTIDTGGGLCDPAIVESTIAGARPRIEELRRWGMRFDVNEEGEISLGREGGHRESRILHSDGDATGRELVRCLGQHVQHTAPIRVFENCFALDLLTVSDGDSSPVVGAITHHPKYGLQMIWAWATIIATGGAGGVYRETTNPAGTTGDGIAMAYRAGAAAADMAFIQFHPTTLYVAGAERSLITEAVRGEGAHLVDRRGERFMLGAHPMAELAPRDVVSRAIIDQLADTGDSHVFLDARHFKPGFFAERFPGIAAQLARFDIDPEHDLIPVQPSAHYTIGGIHVDAEGRTNRPGLYACGEAACSRLHGANRLASNSLLEGLVRGEITGRTCVEQREPGNGPRAPKRIISDIALSEHGGLDLTDVRSSLRSVVWRHLGITRSGQTMSDVRDMIDFWGRYTLDKIFDDPMGWETQNMLLVAALICKSALWRQESRGVHNRRDFPESRDAFRCHDVWRKGQSEPATIDVPPLATGATT from the coding sequence ATGCACGCACTGTTTGACGAGCGCCGCTACCTCATCCCCTTCCGCGCCAGCCTGCTGCCGCAGATCTTCTGTGACACGCTGGTGATCGGCTCGGGCGTCGCGGGTCTGCGCGCCGCCATCGCCGCCGCCGAGCACGGCGAAGTGATCCTGCTGGCCAAAGGCGACATCAGGAAATCGAGCACCGCGTGGGCCCAGGGCGGCATCGCCGCGGTGCTGGGCGCCTCCGAGCAGGCCGTGCGTATGCACGTCGAAGACACGATCGACACGGGCGGCGGGCTGTGCGATCCGGCGATTGTTGAGAGCACCATCGCGGGCGCCCGGCCGCGCATCGAGGAACTGCGCCGCTGGGGCATGCGCTTTGACGTCAACGAAGAGGGTGAAATCTCGCTGGGCCGCGAGGGCGGGCACCGCGAGTCGCGCATCCTCCACTCCGACGGCGACGCCACCGGCCGCGAACTGGTGCGCTGCCTCGGCCAGCACGTCCAGCACACCGCGCCGATCCGCGTCTTCGAGAACTGCTTTGCGCTCGATCTGTTGACCGTTTCGGACGGCGACAGCAGCCCCGTCGTGGGGGCGATCACGCACCATCCCAAGTACGGCCTGCAGATGATCTGGGCCTGGGCGACGATCATCGCCACCGGCGGCGCGGGCGGGGTCTACCGCGAGACGACCAACCCGGCGGGAACCACCGGCGACGGGATCGCCATGGCGTATCGCGCCGGCGCCGCCGCGGCCGACATGGCCTTCATCCAGTTCCACCCGACGACGCTCTACGTCGCCGGGGCCGAGCGATCGCTCATCACCGAAGCGGTGCGCGGCGAAGGGGCGCATCTGGTCGATCGGCGCGGCGAGCGGTTCATGCTCGGCGCGCATCCGATGGCCGAACTCGCCCCGCGCGACGTGGTGAGCCGGGCGATCATCGATCAACTGGCCGACACGGGCGATTCGCACGTGTTCCTCGATGCGCGCCACTTCAAGCCCGGCTTCTTTGCTGAACGGTTTCCGGGCATCGCGGCCCAGCTGGCGCGTTTCGACATCGACCCCGAGCACGATCTCATCCCCGTCCAGCCCAGCGCGCATTACACCATCGGCGGGATTCACGTGGACGCGGAGGGGCGCACCAACCGCCCGGGGCTGTATGCCTGCGGCGAGGCGGCGTGCTCGCGGCTGCACGGCGCTAACCGGCTGGCCAGCAACAGTCTGCTCGAAGGGCTGGTGCGCGGCGAGATCACCGGCCGCACCTGCGTCGAGCAGCGCGAGCCGGGCAACGGGCCGCGCGCGCCCAAGCGCATCATCAGCGACATTGCCCTCTCAGAACACGGCGGGCTCGACCTGACCGACGTCCGCTCGAGCCTGCGCAGCGTCGTGTGGCGGCACCTGGGCATCACGCGCAGCGGGCAGACGATGAGCGACGTGCGCGACATGATCGACTTCTGGGGCCGCTACACGCTGGATAAGATTTTCGACGATCCGATGGGCTGGGAAACGCAGAACATGCTGCTCGTCGCGGCGCTGATCTGCAAGAGCGCCCTGTGGCGCCAGGAGAGTCGGGGCGTGCACAACCGCCGCGACTTCCCCGAGTCGCGCGATGCGTTCCGCTGCCACGACGTGTGGCGCAAGGGGCAATCCGAGCCGGCGACCATCGACGTGCCGCCGCTGGCGACGGGAGCCACGACGTGA
- a CDS encoding SpoIIE family protein phosphatase, whose protein sequence is MIESESDSARLEGLIRSLRAINRSDDPAEIGRHAGRGIRHFMPFDALVSVSVRTLPPGRYKVTRRMYGERPMRKAIDPWREWASLETYTGGLIGEAIQSPHPRVFSNLYLRSDPALGDDVAQFGSCLAVPLFDSGEPLNWNLLFRTSPEGFSASEVELMVLVSNLLGQATRNMVTARKVEELNARITAQLHEVAQLQRSLLPSRLPDIPQMEIVAHYQPCEQAGGDYYDFTELDAPGIGNATKPWGAIIADVAGHGARAAVIMAMMQSIVHAYPASASPDPDAVLEHLNEQILCKGIDRTFVTALCMRYDPASRTVRLASAGHHPPRLKKPGADSPVMPLVVESGLPLGIEPRLHLSVSETELEVGDTLVLYTDGVIESFNPKREMFGLSRLDEALHHCSGEPGCVVNSVTTALLEHEAGVEPADDQTLLVMKVRG, encoded by the coding sequence ATGATCGAATCTGAAAGCGACTCGGCGCGACTCGAGGGCCTGATCCGCTCACTGCGGGCCATCAACCGCTCGGACGATCCCGCCGAGATCGGCCGCCACGCCGGCCGGGGCATCCGGCACTTCATGCCCTTCGATGCGCTCGTGTCCGTCTCGGTGCGCACGCTGCCGCCGGGCCGCTACAAGGTCACGCGCCGAATGTACGGCGAGCGGCCCATGCGCAAGGCGATCGATCCCTGGCGCGAGTGGGCGAGCCTCGAGACGTACACCGGCGGGTTGATCGGCGAGGCGATCCAGTCGCCGCATCCGCGCGTGTTTTCGAATCTCTATCTGCGCAGCGATCCGGCGCTGGGAGACGACGTGGCCCAGTTCGGCTCGTGCCTGGCCGTGCCGCTTTTTGACAGTGGCGAGCCGCTGAACTGGAACCTGCTCTTCCGCACCTCTCCCGAAGGCTTCAGCGCCTCGGAAGTCGAACTCATGGTGCTCGTGAGCAACCTGCTCGGCCAGGCGACGCGCAACATGGTCACGGCTCGCAAGGTCGAGGAACTCAACGCCCGCATCACCGCCCAACTCCACGAGGTGGCTCAACTCCAGCGCTCGCTGCTGCCCAGCCGCCTGCCCGACATTCCGCAGATGGAGATCGTCGCGCATTACCAGCCGTGTGAGCAGGCCGGCGGAGACTACTACGACTTCACCGAACTCGATGCGCCCGGGATCGGCAACGCGACAAAGCCATGGGGGGCGATCATCGCCGACGTCGCCGGGCACGGTGCGCGGGCCGCGGTCATCATGGCCATGATGCAGTCCATCGTGCACGCCTATCCGGCCAGCGCCAGCCCCGATCCCGACGCCGTGCTTGAACATCTCAACGAGCAGATCCTGTGCAAGGGGATCGATCGCACGTTTGTCACGGCTCTATGCATGCGCTACGACCCGGCCAGCCGCACCGTGCGCCTCGCCTCGGCCGGTCACCACCCGCCGCGCCTCAAGAAGCCCGGCGCCGATTCGCCGGTGATGCCGCTGGTGGTCGAGTCCGGCCTGCCGCTGGGCATCGAGCCGCGACTGCACCTTTCCGTGAGCGAGACGGAACTGGAAGTGGGCGACACGCTCGTGCTCTACACCGACGGCGTCATCGAGTCGTTCAACCCGAAGCGCGAGATGTTCGGCCTCTCGCGGCTCGACGAGGCGCTGCATCACTGCTCAGGCGAGCCGGGCTGCGTGGTCAACTCGGTGACGACGGCCCTGCTCGAACACGAAGCCGGCGTCGAACCCGCCGACGACCAGACGCTGCTGGTGATGAAAGTGCGCGGGTGA
- a CDS encoding glutamate mutase L, giving the protein MKNLDPDKIKVILATDCGSTTTKAILIQKVGDSYRQTHRGEAPTTVEEPFADVTMGVINAVTEVGELAGRRFVDDDGKLIHPATETEGCDIYISTSSAGGGLQMMVAGVIKEMTAASAKRAALGAGAIVMDTIASNDKRKPHDQIQRIRELRPDMILISGGVDGGNTTQVVQIAELIAPAKPRPRFGGKYRLPIIFAGNKDAAPLVKETFDEDVELSIVDNLRPVLEYENLGPARDAIHDVFLEHVMAHAPGYDKLMTWTDAPIMPTPGAVGNILQTIANTQGINAVGVDIGGATTDVFSVFDKTFNRTVSANLGMSYSISNVCAEATMPKILRWVHFDMDERELRNRVKNKMIRPTTIPQTREALIFEQAVAREALRLAYQQHKEFATTLKGVQQQRTVGDTFSQQVGGQTIVDNMKLDLLVASGGVLSHAPRMNQTAMLLIDAFEPEGFTTLAKDSIFMMPHLGVLAEVHPKAATEVFEKDCLIYLGTCVAAKGTGKEGRPCFSYEIKGSSLNERGEMMYGDLKLFPLGQGETAMVAIDPAKGFDFGNGPGKRIERQVKGGTVGLILDARGRPLALPEDRATGQATMKRWVEAMNMYPGEKK; this is encoded by the coding sequence ATGAAAAACCTCGATCCTGACAAGATAAAGGTGATCCTGGCGACCGACTGCGGCTCCACGACCACCAAGGCCATCCTCATCCAGAAAGTCGGCGACAGTTACCGCCAGACCCATCGCGGCGAGGCCCCCACCACCGTCGAAGAGCCCTTTGCCGACGTCACCATGGGCGTGATCAACGCCGTGACCGAAGTCGGCGAACTGGCCGGGCGGCGGTTCGTCGATGATGACGGCAAGCTCATCCATCCCGCCACCGAGACCGAAGGCTGCGACATCTACATCTCCACCTCTTCGGCCGGCGGCGGGCTGCAGATGATGGTCGCCGGCGTCATCAAGGAGATGACCGCGGCCAGCGCCAAGCGGGCGGCCCTGGGCGCCGGGGCGATCGTCATGGACACGATCGCCAGCAACGACAAGCGCAAGCCCCACGACCAGATCCAGCGCATCCGCGAACTGCGGCCGGACATGATCCTCATCTCGGGCGGAGTGGACGGGGGCAACACGACGCAGGTGGTGCAGATCGCCGAACTCATCGCTCCGGCCAAGCCGCGACCCCGCTTCGGCGGCAAGTACCGCCTGCCGATCATCTTTGCGGGCAACAAAGACGCCGCTCCGCTGGTGAAAGAGACCTTCGATGAAGACGTCGAACTGTCCATTGTGGACAACCTGCGGCCGGTGCTCGAATACGAGAATCTCGGTCCGGCGCGCGACGCGATCCACGACGTGTTCCTCGAGCACGTCATGGCCCACGCGCCCGGGTACGACAAACTGATGACGTGGACCGATGCGCCGATCATGCCCACGCCAGGCGCGGTGGGCAACATCCTCCAGACGATCGCCAACACGCAGGGCATCAACGCCGTGGGCGTGGACATCGGCGGCGCGACGACGGACGTGTTCAGCGTGTTCGACAAGACGTTCAACCGCACGGTGAGTGCGAACCTGGGGATGAGTTACTCGATCAGCAACGTGTGCGCCGAGGCGACGATGCCCAAGATCCTCCGCTGGGTGCACTTCGACATGGACGAGCGCGAACTGCGCAACCGGGTGAAGAACAAGATGATCCGCCCGACGACGATCCCGCAGACGCGCGAGGCGCTGATCTTTGAGCAGGCGGTGGCGCGCGAGGCGCTGCGCCTGGCGTACCAGCAGCACAAGGAATTCGCCACGACGCTCAAGGGTGTGCAGCAGCAGCGCACTGTCGGCGACACGTTCAGCCAGCAGGTCGGCGGGCAGACGATCGTGGACAACATGAAACTCGACCTGCTCGTGGCGTCCGGCGGCGTGCTCAGCCACGCGCCGCGCATGAACCAGACCGCCATGCTGCTCATTGACGCGTTCGAACCTGAAGGGTTCACGACGCTGGCCAAGGATTCGATCTTCATGATGCCGCACCTGGGCGTGCTGGCCGAAGTGCACCCGAAGGCGGCAACGGAGGTCTTCGAGAAGGACTGCCTGATCTACCTCGGCACGTGCGTGGCGGCCAAGGGCACGGGCAAGGAAGGCAGGCCGTGCTTCTCGTACGAGATCAAGGGAAGCAGCCTCAACGAGCGCGGCGAGATGATGTATGGCGATCTGAAGCTCTTCCCGCTCGGTCAGGGCGAAACGGCGATGGTCGCGATCGATCCGGCCAAGGGATTTGATTTCGGCAACGGGCCCGGGAAGCGCATCGAGCGCCAGGTCAAGGGCGGCACGGTCGGGCTCATTCTCGACGCGCGCGGCCGCCCGCTGGCTCTCCCGGAAGATCGCGCCACCGGTCAGGCCACGATGAAACGCTGGGTCGAGGCGATGAACATGTATCCGGGGGAGAAGAAGTAA
- a CDS encoding 50S ribosomal protein L35: MHGFRPHKGLQKRVTVTRNGKVKHAKVGQRHRKSLHNSAQNRQLRQHKVATEVERKRLRKLLNFRIRPDKVRDAEGNVIKAEA; encoded by the coding sequence ATGCATGGATTTCGCCCGCATAAAGGGCTTCAAAAGCGAGTGACGGTTACCCGCAACGGAAAGGTGAAGCACGCCAAGGTCGGCCAGCGGCACCGCAAGAGCCTGCACAACAGCGCCCAGAACCGCCAGTTGCGCCAGCACAAGGTTGCCACCGAGGTCGAGCGCAAGCGTCTTCGCAAGCTGCTCAACTTCCGCATCCGCCCCGACAAGGTGCGCGATGCCGAGGGCAACGTGATCAAGGCCGAGGCCTGA